In Candidatus Binatia bacterium, one genomic interval encodes:
- a CDS encoding sugar transferase, producing MDPAADEKLVASLRRRTRANNRAVTEAIQAAPAAEIDSADTTALSPIMALIALAVRIDSRGLMLFSQPRVGLNRRRFNAYKFSTMVLDAPALKVPLEHMDEAGGPFFKVENAPPPA from the coding sequence GTGGACCCGGCGGCGGACGAAAAGCTCGTCGCTTCCCTGCGTCGCCGCACGCGGGCAAACAACCGGGCCGTCACGGAGGCTATCCAGGCTGCTCCGGCCGCCGAGATCGACTCTGCCGACACGACGGCTCTCTCTCCGATCATGGCGCTCATCGCTCTTGCCGTCCGCATCGACTCCCGCGGCCTGATGCTCTTCTCGCAGCCTCGCGTCGGCCTCAACCGCCGCCGCTTCAACGCCTACAAGTTCAGCACGATGGTGCTGGACGCGCCTGCCCTAAAGGTGCCCCTAGAGCACATGGACGAGGCCGGCGGCCCCTTCTTCAAGGTCGAGAACGCCCCCCCCCCCGCGTGA
- a CDS encoding TonB-dependent receptor, translating into MPQFERSSFGTLFCLALGLAALLPAIAGAQTAPSQMVEEIQTPTDTGGMESESGAEEAQADVIENEGAAAAGLSPRAGRTVEEIVVSARKREELLEDTPVSVSALGQNLLRETQVQRIEEIEYLVPNLSFRNGRNGQDANVYIRGVGTQDESLFFDQGVGVYVDGVYLSRSQGSIMDIVDIAQIEVLRGPQGTLFGKNTVGGAVSITTQKPTPEPHAFAMVRAGNYNLVQTRGMINIPIIDDMLYSRFNVASTNSSGYTYNSFLDEDWGNQNNLNFYGALRFEPTDDITLDIAGSWVKSHFKPRGGDCVFQRLSNFEGIPGAPTQGYYDYCSQQEDPFTFESDVATITGIESYGAWGTLAYDIGDIDELGIEDFTLKAIGSWREQFPKYREDVDMSRYDLWRWSSTNKGGDIGETNGTPGFQQQTSFELQQNATAWDGKIQWVTGAFLYWEHANSEFDFRVFPGSGVIGAIGGASTRSIIATDNFNWALYGQATVDFTDWLSLTGGLRFTHEDKEAFRSLTNLLLCESGSPPPCTATDPPQLRAYIPGDTVSFERWTPMGTLAMRLPEEYMPDAMDHLMGYFTYSQGFKGGGINAGAQTMDPAEASEFAPEVLDSFELGIKTIGFDRRVRASLAVFYGDYTDLQLPTVQLQPCPPDEPDCINQAIVIIDNAGKARNQGVEFELQAEPVDGLQVLGSVGYLDAKFTEYQAVNIVTNDPIDRDGERLPFVPDLQTHLGMQYSMQVATEDLPPWMQGWLTPRVDWAYTAAVKNWGRELTGGTQPGYNLVNLRLGYTFNDDRSQLALWSKNVANETYFDEVYAVQAQILGTISRFYGWPRTFGVELSHNF; encoded by the coding sequence ATGCCTCAGTTCGAACGCTCGTCATTCGGAACTCTCTTCTGCCTGGCCCTGGGCCTGGCGGCCCTACTCCCGGCGATCGCCGGAGCTCAGACCGCCCCGTCCCAGATGGTTGAGGAGATCCAGACGCCGACCGACACCGGCGGGATGGAGAGCGAGTCGGGCGCCGAGGAAGCCCAGGCAGACGTGATCGAGAACGAGGGTGCGGCGGCGGCCGGACTCAGCCCTCGCGCCGGCCGAACGGTCGAAGAGATCGTCGTTTCCGCACGGAAACGTGAGGAGCTTCTCGAGGACACCCCCGTGTCCGTCAGTGCGCTCGGGCAAAACCTACTGCGCGAAACGCAGGTGCAGAGGATCGAAGAGATCGAGTACCTCGTCCCGAACCTGAGCTTCCGCAACGGCCGGAACGGGCAGGACGCGAACGTCTACATCCGCGGCGTCGGCACGCAGGACGAGAGCCTGTTCTTCGATCAAGGCGTCGGCGTGTACGTCGACGGCGTCTACCTCTCACGTTCGCAGGGCTCGATCATGGACATCGTCGACATCGCCCAGATCGAGGTACTGCGTGGCCCGCAGGGCACGCTATTCGGCAAGAACACCGTCGGCGGCGCCGTGAGCATTACCACGCAGAAGCCGACCCCCGAGCCCCATGCCTTCGCGATGGTCCGCGCCGGCAACTACAACCTCGTTCAAACGCGAGGGATGATCAACATCCCGATCATCGACGACATGCTGTACTCCCGTTTCAACGTCGCCTCCACGAACTCGTCGGGCTACACCTACAACTCCTTCCTCGACGAAGACTGGGGCAACCAGAACAACCTGAACTTCTACGGCGCGTTGCGCTTCGAACCGACCGACGACATCACGCTCGACATCGCGGGCTCCTGGGTGAAATCACACTTCAAGCCTCGCGGCGGCGATTGCGTCTTCCAACGTCTCTCGAATTTCGAAGGCATCCCCGGCGCCCCGACGCAGGGCTACTACGACTACTGCAGCCAGCAAGAGGATCCGTTCACTTTCGAATCCGATGTCGCCACGATCACCGGCATCGAGAGCTACGGGGCATGGGGCACGCTCGCGTACGACATCGGCGACATCGACGAGCTCGGAATCGAGGACTTCACACTGAAGGCGATCGGTTCGTGGCGCGAGCAGTTCCCGAAGTACCGCGAAGACGTCGACATGAGCCGCTACGATCTCTGGCGCTGGTCGTCCACGAACAAGGGCGGCGACATCGGGGAGACGAACGGAACTCCCGGCTTCCAGCAGCAAACCAGCTTCGAGCTTCAGCAGAACGCGACCGCCTGGGACGGCAAAATTCAGTGGGTGACGGGCGCGTTTCTGTACTGGGAACACGCCAATTCCGAGTTCGACTTTCGGGTCTTCCCCGGTTCCGGCGTCATCGGCGCAATCGGCGGCGCGAGCACGCGCAGCATCATCGCAACGGACAACTTCAACTGGGCACTCTACGGCCAGGCGACGGTCGACTTCACCGACTGGCTCTCCCTCACCGGCGGTCTACGGTTCACGCACGAAGACAAGGAGGCGTTCCGCTCGCTCACGAACCTCCTGTTGTGCGAGAGCGGCTCGCCGCCGCCGTGCACGGCCACGGACCCGCCGCAGCTGCGCGCCTACATTCCCGGCGACACAGTCAGCTTTGAGCGCTGGACCCCGATGGGCACTCTCGCGATGCGCCTCCCCGAAGAATACATGCCCGACGCGATGGACCATCTGATGGGGTACTTCACGTACTCGCAGGGCTTCAAAGGCGGCGGCATCAACGCCGGCGCACAGACGATGGACCCGGCGGAAGCATCGGAGTTCGCCCCCGAGGTGCTCGACTCCTTCGAGCTCGGCATCAAGACGATCGGCTTCGACCGCCGGGTCCGCGCGAGCCTCGCGGTGTTCTACGGCGACTACACCGACCTCCAGCTCCCGACCGTGCAGCTGCAGCCCTGTCCTCCCGACGAACCGGACTGCATCAACCAGGCAATCGTCATCATCGACAACGCCGGCAAGGCGCGAAACCAGGGCGTCGAGTTCGAACTCCAGGCGGAGCCAGTCGATGGCCTGCAAGTTCTCGGCTCGGTCGGCTACCTCGATGCCAAGTTCACGGAGTACCAGGCGGTCAACATCGTCACGAACGACCCGATCGATCGCGACGGCGAGCGCCTTCCGTTCGTCCCCGATCTCCAGACGCACCTCGGCATGCAGTACTCGATGCAGGTCGCCACCGAAGACCTGCCTCCCTGGATGCAGGGCTGGCTCACTCCGCGCGTCGACTGGGCGTACACCGCGGCCGTAAAGAATTGGGGCCGCGAACTCACGGGCGGAACCCAACCTGGCTACAACCTGGTGAACCTCCGACTCGGCTACACCTTCAACGACGACCGGTCCCAGCTGGCCCTGTGGTCGAAGAACGTGGCGAACGAGACCTACTTCGACGAAGTGTACGCCGTTCAGGCCCAGATCCTCGGGACGATCTCGCGGTTCTACGGCTGGCCGCGGACGTTCGGGGTGGAGTTGAGCCACAACTTCTAG
- a CDS encoding SDR family oxidoreductase, producing MTTPGTNEQRIDGKVAIITGGSRGIGFGIARAFLAAGAKVMITGRKEQALEKAAKELGGDIAYRAGHAGRPEDIEACVEATIQQFGQVDILVNNAATNPYAGATIDVDLPRWDKTFETNLRGPLVWTQTAWRRSMRENGGSVINISSVGGLSTNPILGVYDVTKAALIALTRQLAAELAPSVRVNAIAPGLIKTDFARVLWEGDRGDDVAKSYPLKRLGEVEDIASGALFLAAETSGWMTGQTLVFDGGGLIKFST from the coding sequence ATGACTACTCCGGGCACGAACGAACAGCGAATCGACGGCAAGGTCGCGATCATCACGGGGGGGTCCCGCGGGATCGGATTCGGAATCGCGAGAGCGTTCCTCGCAGCCGGCGCGAAAGTGATGATCACGGGCCGCAAGGAACAGGCGCTCGAAAAAGCCGCGAAGGAACTGGGCGGAGACATCGCCTACCGGGCCGGCCACGCCGGTCGACCCGAAGACATCGAAGCCTGCGTCGAGGCGACCATCCAGCAGTTCGGCCAGGTCGACATCCTGGTGAACAATGCCGCTACGAACCCCTACGCCGGAGCCACCATCGACGTCGACCTCCCGCGCTGGGACAAGACGTTCGAGACGAACCTTCGTGGGCCGCTCGTGTGGACGCAGACGGCCTGGCGGAGGAGCATGCGCGAGAACGGCGGCTCGGTCATCAACATCTCGTCCGTTGGCGGCCTCTCCACGAATCCCATCCTCGGCGTGTACGACGTCACGAAGGCGGCGCTCATCGCCCTCACGCGACAACTCGCCGCCGAACTCGCACCGAGCGTCCGGGTGAACGCGATCGCACCGGGCTTGATCAAGACAGACTTCGCCCGGGTCCTGTGGGAAGGCGATCGGGGAGACGACGTCGCAAAGAGTTATCCGCTGAAGCGTCTCGGCGAGGTGGAGGATATCGCGAGCGGGGCCCTCTTCCTGGCCGCAGAAACCAGCGGCTGGATGACCGGGCAGACGCTCGTGTTCGACGGCGGCGGGCTGATCAAGTTCTCGACATGA
- a CDS encoding TonB-dependent receptor, translating to MSRETPLPFAFCAVFACLSVATAVGAQVVDDSPMPVEGSAEQVEESLGTTAPGRDDESSAEAAIAEQIDKGGAASAGVSPSEGKRVEEIIVSARRRAELLEETPISVTVLSDEMLKDTGTTQLNQIQNLVPNLTIFRTGSGQTISIVTRGVGNFPFAYYDQGTPLYVDGVVLSRNAGSVLDIVDIAQVEVLRGPQGTLFGKNSVGGAVSITTVKPQPELSASASIRAGSYGTFDSRAMLNLPVIEDKLFLRLNFASFQRDGYFTNTLNGEKLSDRNSQNFMVASRFVPNEDFTLDMTGSYSVSHTKGLGGQCRVIEPAFSDQIGIVYSPETGEQFKRRCNESGRFEGESDVARLTSIQSYGVWGNANYDFGSVGYLDDLAIRLTGAWRQQIAGNRDDLDGTASPVAITSTAGGGGSQFNGSPNWQNQIQTELQVNGAAWDEKINFVGGAFLFWERARTDSGFRFFENSDSALQANVLALGLSNNLVNTQNNDWALFGQATADFTDWSSLTAGVRYTEETKRLGRLLMSPYAPAVGSPFISVDFEGKAKFDAWTPMASLALTMPQEWLDDAPLEHLMGYFTYSRGFRGGGFNGGARTENPESIQPFLPEFINSYELGAKTISFDGRLSFNVAVFYAAREDQQVPQIISYPTPSGVNQTDVLTRNAADSTTKGVEVEFLTNPIDNLRIDGSMGFLNGVFGGFPGAQNARTGAPLDRDGQQITFVPRWQTHLGLQYSLELPEFGPTWLDGYVTPRVDWSFQSQTQYWVPELPEVLEPNRNIVNVRIAYDFNDNQSQVAFWGTNMTDHEYFQETVAIPRTIGVVTRYWAQPRTMGVEISHRF from the coding sequence ATGTCGAGAGAAACCCCCCTTCCATTTGCATTTTGCGCGGTCTTCGCTTGCCTGAGTGTCGCGACGGCGGTCGGCGCACAAGTCGTCGATGATTCGCCGATGCCCGTCGAGGGATCGGCCGAGCAGGTCGAGGAGTCGCTCGGTACGACGGCGCCCGGGCGTGACGACGAATCGTCGGCGGAGGCTGCGATCGCCGAGCAAATCGACAAGGGTGGGGCGGCATCGGCCGGCGTTTCGCCATCCGAAGGGAAGAGGGTCGAAGAGATCATCGTCAGCGCGCGGCGTCGCGCAGAACTCCTCGAGGAGACGCCGATCTCCGTCACGGTTCTCAGTGACGAGATGCTGAAAGATACCGGCACGACTCAGTTGAACCAGATCCAGAATCTCGTTCCGAACCTCACGATCTTCCGGACCGGCAGCGGGCAGACCATCTCGATCGTTACCCGCGGTGTCGGCAACTTCCCGTTCGCCTACTACGATCAGGGGACGCCGCTGTACGTCGATGGCGTCGTGTTGTCGCGGAATGCAGGTTCGGTTCTCGACATCGTCGACATCGCGCAGGTCGAGGTGCTTCGGGGGCCCCAGGGGACGCTCTTTGGCAAGAACTCGGTGGGTGGCGCGGTCAGCATCACGACCGTGAAGCCGCAGCCGGAGCTCTCGGCCTCTGCGTCGATTCGGGCTGGCTCGTACGGCACCTTCGACAGTCGGGCGATGCTGAACTTGCCGGTCATCGAAGACAAGCTCTTCCTGCGGCTCAACTTCGCCTCGTTCCAACGCGATGGCTATTTCACGAACACTCTGAACGGCGAAAAGCTCTCCGATCGGAACTCGCAGAACTTCATGGTCGCGTCGCGTTTCGTGCCGAATGAGGACTTTACGCTCGATATGACGGGTTCCTATTCGGTCTCGCACACCAAGGGCCTCGGCGGGCAGTGTCGCGTCATCGAGCCGGCCTTCAGCGATCAAATAGGCATCGTCTATTCGCCGGAGACCGGCGAGCAGTTCAAGCGTCGTTGCAATGAGTCGGGCAGGTTCGAGGGCGAGTCCGACGTGGCGCGGCTCACCTCCATTCAGAGCTATGGCGTTTGGGGTAACGCGAACTACGACTTCGGGTCCGTCGGCTATCTCGATGATCTCGCCATAAGGTTGACCGGTGCGTGGCGGCAGCAGATCGCAGGAAACCGTGACGACCTCGATGGCACTGCGTCGCCGGTCGCGATCACTTCGACCGCGGGCGGGGGCGGGAGCCAGTTCAACGGCAGTCCGAACTGGCAGAACCAGATTCAGACCGAGTTGCAGGTGAATGGCGCCGCTTGGGACGAGAAGATCAACTTCGTCGGCGGCGCTTTCCTATTCTGGGAGCGGGCCCGCACTGACAGTGGATTCCGATTCTTCGAGAACTCGGACAGCGCGCTGCAAGCCAACGTGCTCGCCCTCGGCCTCAGTAACAACCTGGTCAACACGCAGAACAACGACTGGGCGCTCTTCGGTCAGGCGACCGCAGACTTCACGGATTGGTCGAGTCTGACCGCTGGCGTCCGGTACACCGAGGAAACCAAGAGACTGGGGCGGCTTCTGATGTCGCCGTACGCGCCGGCTGTCGGTAGTCCCTTCATCTCGGTCGACTTCGAAGGCAAGGCGAAGTTTGACGCCTGGACGCCGATGGCGAGTCTGGCGCTGACGATGCCCCAGGAGTGGCTCGACGATGCTCCTCTCGAGCATCTGATGGGGTACTTCACGTATTCCCGCGGTTTCCGTGGTGGTGGTTTCAACGGTGGCGCTCGGACGGAGAACCCGGAGTCCATCCAGCCGTTCCTGCCGGAGTTCATCAATTCGTACGAGTTGGGCGCGAAGACGATCTCCTTCGACGGGCGGCTCAGCTTTAACGTTGCCGTCTTCTATGCAGCGCGAGAGGACCAACAGGTTCCGCAGATCATCTCGTATCCGACGCCGTCGGGCGTCAATCAGACGGACGTCCTGACCCGAAACGCGGCCGACTCGACGACCAAGGGCGTTGAGGTCGAGTTCTTGACGAACCCGATCGACAACCTCCGCATCGACGGATCGATGGGCTTCTTGAACGGCGTTTTCGGAGGCTTCCCGGGGGCACAGAACGCGCGGACGGGCGCACCGCTCGACCGCGATGGTCAGCAGATTACGTTCGTACCTCGCTGGCAGACACACTTGGGCTTGCAGTACTCGCTCGAGCTTCCCGAGTTCGGCCCGACGTGGCTCGACGGCTACGTCACGCCGCGCGTCGACTGGTCGTTCCAGAGCCAGACGCAGTACTGGGTACCAGAGTTGCCCGAGGTGCTCGAGCCGAACCGGAACATCGTGAACGTTAGGATCGCCTACGACTTCAATGACAACCAGTCGCAGGTCGCTTTCTGGGGCACGAATATGACGGATCACGAGTACTTCCAGGAGACGGTCGCGATTCCGCGCACGATCGGTGTGGTGACGCGCTACTGGGCGCAGCCGCGCACCATGGGCGTCGAGATCTCCCACCGGTTTTAA